A single window of Syntrophus aciditrophicus SB DNA harbors:
- the coaD gene encoding pantetheine-phosphate adenylyltransferase, whose protein sequence is MKKIAVYPGSFDPITNGHLDIIKRGLSMFDELIVLIAYNAAKSSLFTVQERIEMIQEALHDRKGVRVDSYDGLLVDYVRKEGGNVILRGLRAMSEFEYEFQLALMNRRLNRNIETVFLMTGYKWFYTSSTIIKEASRLGGSPKGLVPEVVFRKMQEKYPLMNKGK, encoded by the coding sequence ATGAAGAAGATTGCTGTTTACCCCGGTTCTTTCGATCCTATTACGAATGGTCATCTCGATATCATTAAAAGGGGCTTGTCGATGTTTGACGAGCTTATTGTCCTCATTGCATACAACGCAGCAAAGTCGTCTCTGTTTACTGTTCAGGAACGGATAGAAATGATTCAGGAAGCACTCCATGACAGAAAAGGTGTCCGCGTCGACAGTTATGACGGTCTTCTGGTGGATTACGTCCGCAAAGAAGGGGGAAATGTCATTCTTCGGGGGCTGAGAGCCATGTCAGAGTTCGAATATGAGTTTCAGCTTGCTTTGATGAATCGTCGCCTGAATCGCAACATTGAAACGGTTTTCCTCATGACAGGCTATAAGTGGTTTTATACAAGCTCGACAATTATCAAAGAGGCCTCCCGCCTTGGAGGCTCTCCGAAAGGTCTTGTACCGGAGGTGGTTTTCAGAAAAATGCAGGAAAAATATCCACTAATGAATAAGGGTAAATGA
- a CDS encoding aspartate-semialdehyde dehydrogenase, which yields MKSYNVAVVGATGAVGNEMIRVLEDRNFPVKELTLLASERSLGVEIDFHGKAIPVKVLDENSFAGIDIGLFSAGGSVSERYAPVAAAAGCVAIDNTSAFRMTPEIPLIVPEVNPEAIAQYRNKGIIANPNCSTIQMVVALKPIHDAARIRRIVVSTYQAVSGTGKKAITELAEQTRALMSCQEIQVKVYPHQIAFNCLPHIDVFLDNGYTKEEMKMVNETKKIFNDPSIAVTATTVRVPVFYGHSESVNIETEKKITAEEVKKLLAAAPGVKLVDNPKENSYPLAIYAAGQDDTFVGRIREDESIPNGINMWVVADNIRKGAATNAVQIAEVLIRDYL from the coding sequence ATGAAGTCATATAATGTAGCCGTAGTCGGAGCAACAGGCGCTGTAGGCAATGAAATGATTCGGGTTCTGGAGGATCGCAATTTTCCTGTAAAAGAATTGACTCTTCTGGCGTCGGAAAGATCCTTAGGGGTTGAAATTGATTTTCATGGAAAAGCGATTCCGGTCAAGGTGCTTGATGAAAATTCCTTTGCCGGCATAGACATCGGGCTTTTTTCAGCGGGGGGCAGCGTCAGTGAACGGTACGCACCCGTTGCCGCAGCCGCGGGATGCGTGGCTATCGATAATACCAGTGCCTTCCGGATGACGCCGGAGATTCCTCTGATTGTGCCCGAAGTCAATCCAGAAGCCATTGCTCAGTACCGCAATAAGGGAATTATCGCCAATCCCAACTGCTCGACGATTCAGATGGTTGTCGCGCTCAAGCCGATTCACGATGCTGCGCGCATCCGGCGGATTGTTGTGTCCACCTATCAGGCCGTATCCGGAACGGGAAAGAAGGCCATTACGGAGCTGGCTGAACAGACCCGGGCTTTGATGAGTTGTCAGGAAATCCAGGTTAAGGTCTATCCTCATCAGATCGCCTTCAATTGTCTGCCGCACATCGACGTGTTTCTTGACAACGGCTATACCAAGGAAGAGATGAAGATGGTCAATGAAACCAAAAAAATCTTCAATGACCCTTCCATTGCGGTGACGGCCACGACAGTCCGGGTTCCCGTTTTTTACGGCCATTCGGAATCCGTAAATATCGAAACGGAGAAAAAAATTACAGCGGAAGAGGTAAAAAAACTGCTTGCTGCGGCGCCTGGCGTCAAACTGGTTGATAATCCGAAGGAAAATTCCTATCCCCTGGCGATCTACGCGGCGGGGCAGGACGATACCTTTGTCGGTCGTATTCGTGAGGACGAATCGATTCCGAACGGTATCAACATGTGGGTCGTTGCCGATAATATTCGAAAGGGCGCGGCGACAAACGCCGTTCAAATCGCTGAGGTCCTGATTCGGGATTATCTATGA
- a CDS encoding phosphatidylserine decarboxylase family protein — MKHDSFIAREGIPFIIAFGLTTLLAVFFLEQSWIAVLPLTATLFTCWFFRNPERHTPEGEKLIVSPADGKVIRIDEDFHHEMLSQPCSKVSIFMNVFNVHVNRVPYSGKVTKISYSPGRFLSANLDKASEQNERNAILVRTSDGKEIMTIQIAGLIARRIVCWVREEDVVKRGERFGMIRFGSRLEVFMPKETKILVTVGEKVKAGESPLGTF; from the coding sequence ATGAAACATGACAGTTTCATAGCGCGTGAGGGCATTCCTTTTATTATCGCTTTCGGCCTGACCACCCTGCTTGCCGTTTTTTTCCTGGAACAATCCTGGATTGCCGTCTTACCTCTAACCGCCACATTATTCACATGCTGGTTCTTCCGCAATCCGGAAAGACATACGCCTGAGGGTGAAAAACTCATTGTTTCGCCTGCGGATGGAAAAGTGATCCGGATCGATGAAGACTTCCATCATGAAATGCTTTCTCAGCCCTGCAGCAAAGTCAGCATTTTTATGAATGTATTTAACGTTCATGTGAATCGGGTTCCTTATTCCGGAAAAGTGACAAAAATCAGCTACAGCCCGGGGAGATTTCTTTCCGCCAACCTGGATAAGGCCTCGGAACAGAATGAACGGAATGCCATTCTGGTTCGAACCAGTGATGGAAAGGAAATTATGACCATCCAGATCGCGGGGTTGATCGCGAGAAGAATAGTTTGCTGGGTAAGAGAGGAAGATGTTGTGAAAAGGGGTGAACGATTCGGGATGATCCGTTTCGGTTCAAGACTTGAAGTTTTTATGCCGAAAGAAACGAAAATACTGGTTACTGTCGGAGAAAAAGTGAAAGCAGGCGAATCCCCTCTGGGGACGTTCTAA
- a CDS encoding pyridoxal phosphate-dependent aminotransferase has translation MIKPSPTLVITAKAGALRAEGRDIIDFGAGEPDFNTPDHIKMAAIHAVESNFTRYTPVGGIDELKDAIIGKLKRDNYLSYRRSEIIVSCGAKHTLFNLSQALFDEGDEVIIPSPYWVSYPDIVLLTGARPVIVETREENGFKMTPAELEAAITKNSKAVIINSPSNPTGCVYSKEELAALAEVVLHHQLIVVSDDIYEKIIYDDFPFWNITAVNPSLKDLTVVVNGISKAYAMTGWRIGYAAAPEFLIAAMAKIQSQSTSNPSSISQKAAVEALTGDQQIIAGMVAEFQKRRDYVVSTLESFDGISCLEPQGAFYVFPNVESLYGLRCGNKKILDSTTLAEYLLDEAEVAVVPGIAFGNDRHIRISYATSMALIEKGLERIRMALKRLS, from the coding sequence ATGATAAAACCTTCACCGACGCTGGTCATAACCGCAAAAGCCGGCGCCCTGCGTGCTGAGGGGCGGGATATCATCGATTTCGGGGCAGGGGAACCGGATTTCAATACCCCCGATCATATTAAGATGGCTGCCATCCATGCGGTGGAATCCAATTTTACCCGCTACACGCCTGTCGGAGGAATCGATGAACTGAAAGACGCAATCATCGGCAAGCTCAAAAGGGATAATTATCTATCCTACAGACGATCGGAAATCATTGTCTCCTGCGGAGCCAAGCATACGCTCTTCAATCTTTCCCAGGCTCTTTTTGACGAAGGGGATGAGGTCATCATTCCAAGTCCCTACTGGGTTTCCTATCCGGATATCGTTCTTTTGACGGGCGCCCGGCCTGTAATCGTGGAAACCAGAGAGGAAAACGGCTTTAAAATGACGCCCGCTGAACTGGAAGCGGCGATCACTAAAAACAGCAAAGCCGTCATAATCAACAGTCCATCAAACCCGACGGGCTGCGTCTACTCGAAAGAAGAACTTGCCGCCCTGGCTGAGGTGGTACTCCATCATCAGCTGATTGTCGTTTCCGATGATATTTATGAAAAAATTATCTATGATGATTTTCCTTTCTGGAACATAACCGCCGTCAACCCGTCATTGAAAGACCTGACTGTCGTCGTCAACGGGATTTCAAAGGCCTATGCCATGACCGGATGGAGAATCGGTTATGCCGCAGCTCCCGAATTTCTTATCGCGGCCATGGCAAAGATTCAGAGTCAGAGTACATCCAATCCCTCCTCGATTTCCCAGAAAGCTGCAGTGGAAGCTCTGACCGGCGATCAGCAGATTATTGCCGGGATGGTGGCAGAATTTCAAAAACGACGTGATTACGTGGTTTCAACACTGGAGAGTTTCGACGGCATTTCGTGCCTGGAGCCCCAAGGAGCGTTTTACGTCTTTCCCAATGTGGAGTCCTTGTATGGATTGCGCTGCGGAAATAAGAAAATTTTAGATTCGACAACACTGGCGGAATATCTTCTTGATGAAGCCGAGGTTGCCGTAGTGCCGGGCATTGCATTTGGGAACGACCGGCATATCCGTATTTCCTACGCGACATCCATGGCTCTTATTGAAAAAGGGCTGGAACGAATACGGATGGCCTTGAAACGGTTAAGTTGA
- the pssA gene encoding CDP-diacylglycerol--serine O-phosphatidyltransferase, which yields MKKGVYLLPNLFTSANLFFGFYSIILSIRGSFAQASFFVLISIVLDSLDGRIARMTNSMSKFGTEYDSLSDLVAFGVAPAVMVYLWSLSHYGKWGVVASFLFVLCGALRLARFNIQIGIVESKVFNGLAIPAAAAVVVTGILLYDYLVGKGSFPHVLIPVAVVVLSFLMVSNVKYYSFKDLNYFARKPFMSFFLIVIVLLIIVAEPQIMVFIFALTYCLSGPVWMLFRILRRYLDSRMQASKP from the coding sequence ATGAAAAAAGGGGTTTACCTCTTACCGAATCTTTTCACATCGGCTAATCTTTTTTTCGGATTTTATTCAATCATTTTATCAATAAGGGGATCATTTGCCCAGGCGTCGTTCTTTGTTCTCATATCGATTGTTCTTGACAGTCTGGATGGACGGATCGCTAGGATGACCAACTCCATGAGTAAATTCGGCACTGAATACGATTCATTGTCCGACCTCGTCGCCTTTGGGGTTGCGCCCGCAGTGATGGTTTATTTATGGTCCCTTTCTCATTACGGCAAATGGGGGGTTGTGGCGTCGTTCTTATTTGTTCTTTGTGGAGCTCTGCGTCTGGCACGCTTCAATATTCAGATCGGCATTGTGGAAAGTAAAGTCTTCAATGGTTTGGCCATACCTGCCGCGGCAGCGGTTGTTGTAACTGGAATACTGCTTTATGATTATCTGGTAGGCAAGGGGTCCTTTCCTCATGTCCTTATTCCAGTTGCCGTGGTCGTCCTGTCTTTTCTGATGGTCAGTAACGTGAAATATTACAGTTTCAAGGATCTGAACTATTTCGCCAGAAAGCCTTTCATGTCTTTTTTTCTGATTGTGATTGTCTTACTCATTATTGTGGCTGAACCTCAGATCATGGTCTTCATATTTGCATTAACATACTGCCTGTCCGGCCCTGTTTGGATGCTTTTCAGAATCCTGCGCCGTTATCTCGATTCGCGAATGCAGGCTTCAAAGCCGTAA
- the rsmD gene encoding 16S rRNA (guanine(966)-N(2))-methyltransferase RsmD, whose translation MRIIGGQAKGRRIAVPPGYAVRPTSDRIKEALFNILGPVEGQEFLDLYAGTGNVGMEALSRGADVVVFVEKISVLVTSLKRNLEQFGFQGRYRIFRMEVEKAVAHLAEGGMCFDLIFADPPYRKGFVDRTIGLIKDYPSILRKDGMLVLQHAANETIEIKEDMALDVVDVRRYGDTLLTFLNIQNKVERG comes from the coding sequence ATGAGAATCATCGGGGGGCAGGCAAAAGGCAGACGCATTGCTGTCCCCCCGGGATATGCCGTCCGGCCGACATCCGACCGGATCAAGGAAGCTCTGTTCAATATCCTGGGGCCGGTGGAGGGTCAAGAGTTTCTCGATCTTTACGCCGGAACCGGAAATGTGGGAATGGAAGCACTGAGCCGTGGCGCCGACGTGGTTGTTTTTGTTGAAAAGATAAGCGTTCTCGTGACATCTCTCAAGAGGAATCTTGAACAGTTCGGTTTCCAGGGACGGTACCGAATTTTTCGGATGGAAGTCGAAAAAGCCGTCGCACACCTGGCTGAGGGTGGGATGTGTTTCGATTTGATCTTTGCAGATCCGCCATACAGAAAGGGGTTTGTTGACAGAACAATCGGCTTGATTAAAGATTACCCGTCAATTTTGAGGAAAGACGGCATGCTGGTTCTTCAGCACGCGGCGAATGAAACAATTGAAATAAAAGAGGATATGGCACTGGATGTGGTCGACGTGAGGAGGTATGGGGATACCCTCCTGACATTTTTGAATATTCAAAATAAAGTAGAAAGGGGATGA